A stretch of Podospora bellae-mahoneyi strain CBS 112042 chromosome 5, whole genome shotgun sequence DNA encodes these proteins:
- a CDS encoding hypothetical protein (CAZy:GH43; COG:G; EggNog:ENOG503P051), translating to MAISNNNDPITWTTLNKGDPVLTTSFGMGGIRDPSLIITPDRSKFWLLATDLKVWGRGWNNGTCYTCNGSKSIHVWESNDLARWTGPMFTTVAPPEAAMAWAPDAIWDPAKNKFLVYFTSKLDGQLVLMKAHTEDFKTFTRAEEFNRLGMDATIAFEGETGKYYWFSKHGPDELIQQNVADSPEGPWKTVSERIGADGGMPAGEGPLVFRDNRDPKKWHLWIDDYMRGDGGYLPFTTNDISKGKWTVVKNAKLPKNPRHGYVTPITAAERARLVAAYGV from the exons ATggccatcagcaacaacaacgacccaATCACCTGGACCACCCTCAACAAAGGTGACCCCGTCCTAACCACCTCCTTCGGCATGGGCGGCATCCGCGACCCGTCCCTCATCATCACGCCCGACCGGTCAAAGTTTTGGCTCCTCGCCACAGACCTCAAAGTCTGGGGCCGCGGCTGGAACAATGGGACTTGCTATACCTGCAACGGATCAAAGTCTATTCACGTCTGGGAATCAAACGATCTCGCGAGATGGACCGGGCCGATGTTCACGACGGTGGCTCCCCCTGAAGCGGCGATGGCTTGGGCTCCGGACGCGATTTGGGATCCGGCCAAGAACAAGTTCTTGGTTTATTTCACGAGCAAGTTGGATGGTCAGCTTGTGCTTATGAAGGCGCACACGGAGGATTTCAAGACGTTTACACGGGCGGAGGAGTTTAATcggttggggatggatgcTACTATTGCTTTTGAGGGGGAGACGGGGAAGTACTACTGGTTTAGTAAGCATGGGCCTGATGAGTTGATTCAGCAGAATGTGGCAGACAGTCCGGAGGGGCCGTGGAAGACGGTTAGCGAAAGGATTGGTGCTGATGGGGGCATGCCGGCCGGGGAGGGACCGTTGGTGTTTAGGGATAACAGGGATCCGAAGAAG TGGCATCTGTGGATCGACGACTACATGCGTGGTGACGGCGGCTACCTTCCATTCACAACAAACGATATTTCCAAGGGCAAGTGGACGGTCGTCAAGAACGCAAAGCTGCCAAAGAATCCCAGGCACGGATACGTAACTCCTAT TACCGCGGCTGAGCGAGCGAGACTTGTCGCTGCCTATGGTGTATAG
- a CDS encoding hypothetical protein (EggNog:ENOG503P4G1; COG:S): MSQPPNIYIIGAQCTGKTTLVKNLHAHFESNSSHEPPVLITEVARTVLKQHSFTAADVVNPDRSFQLQSLILQAQASAERQATQTGQWFISDRSGADPIAYALRYVEEGRANQLIQSDEWRELRTRMQDAAVVVCEASEEARSWLADDGVRLMPEDVDDWIAMHRVFCRFLQDQEIDFQVLPAWVGDHQERVEFVLQCWDCKKERGPRWVVTDF, encoded by the coding sequence ATgtcccaaccaccaaacatCTACATCATCGGCGCTCAATGCACAGGCAAAACAACCCTCGTCAAAAACCTCCACGCCCATTTTGagtccaactcctcccacgAACCGCCAGTCCTGATCACCGAAGTCGCCCGCACAGTCCTCAAGCAGCACTCCTTCACAGCAGCCGACGTTGTCAACCCAGACAGAAGCTTTCAGCTCCAAAGCCTGATCCTACAAGCACAAGCCTCTGCCGAGAGACAAGCCACCCAAACGGGGCAATGGTTCATCTCCGACAGATCAGGAGCCGACCCAATCGCCTACGCCTTGCGATATGTAGAAGAAGGACGAGCCAACCAATTGATCCAGTCGGATGAATGGCGGGAACTGAGAACAAGGATGCAGGACGCGGCTGTGGTTGTCTGTGAAGCTAGCGAAGAAGCGCGGAGCTGGCTtgcggatgatggggttAGGTTGATGCCGGAAGATGTGGATGATTGGATTGCCATGCATAGGGTGTTTTGCAGATTCTTGCAAGATCAGGAGATAGATTTCCAGGTCTTGCCtgcttgggttggggatCATCAGGAGAGGGTTGAGTTTGTGTTGCAATGTTGGGATTGtaagaaagaaaggggtcCACGGTGGGTGGTAACTGATTTCTAA
- a CDS encoding hypothetical protein (EggNog:ENOG503BT29; COG:K): MFASNPNHTSYYGLRALDICLASSPNQGKISFKIFKRRAKEASTMWKPPGRTAAQKEVEHRGYEHQRFMLVQRLVQAGANLKASMISAHKIPPLVAAAAEETVLSSLPDIVDYLLDRGAPVDEPDAHGITALVATLGYGHCSCPFHIFPSGAKCPHNQPICRGLQKCVTLLLDSGAQISPVGSDSALLRLAMPSRYRRSAEFKGRVTQVGMKRDWYLAEEDKENLAHMFMSRHANPSLRSSSMRIPTISRIGKNMPYLTSDSTVVLNPLPQHYESWLLCKQSPSPPQHDRPRPGLGRPSSMRSGRETFLCSKS, from the exons ATGTTTGCCTCGAATCCGAATCACACCTCGTACTATGGCCTTCGGGCCCTCGACATTTGTCTCGCCTCCTCTCCGAACCAGGGAAAGATCAGCTTCAAAATCTTCAAACGCAGGGCCAAAGAAGCAAGTACTATGTGGAAGCCTCCGGGCAGGACTGCTGCCCAGAAGGAAGTAGAGCATCGCGGTTATGAGCACCAACGCTTCATGTTGGTTCAGAGACTGGTTCAAGCTGGAGCCAACTTGAAGGCCAGTATGATATCTGCACATAAAATCCCGCCGTTGGTCGCGGCCGCGGCAGAAGA AACTGTCCTATCCAGCCTCCCAGATATTGTTGATTATCTCCTCGACCGCGGGGCACCAGTCGATGAACCCGACGCCCACGGCATCACAGCCCTGGTTGCTACCCTAGGATACGGCCACTGTAGCTGCCCGTTTCACATATTTCCATCTGGGGCGAAGTGCCCccacaaccaacccatctGTCGAGGCCTCCAGAAATGCGTCACATTACTCCTTGACAGCGGTGCGCAAATCAGTCCTGTTGGCAGCGACTCGGCACTGTTACGGCTTGCCATGCCCTCGAGATACCGTCGATCCGCCGAATTCAAGGGCCGAGTAACCCAGGTTGGGATGAAGCGAGACTGGTATCTTGCCGAGGAAGACAAGGAGAACCTGGCTCACATGTTCATGAGCCGTCACGCCAATCCTAGCCTCAGATCAAGCTCAATGAGAATTCCGACGATATCGAGAATCGGGAAGAATATGCCATATCTCACCTCGGACTCAACGGTGGTGTTAAACCCCTTGCCGCAGCACTATGAgtcgtggttgttgtgcaAGCAATCCCCGTCGCCACCACAACACGACCGGCCGAGACCTGGCCTTGGTCGCCCCTCCAGCATGCGTTCTGGTCGCGAGACTTTTCTCTGTTCGAAATCTTGA
- a CDS encoding hypothetical protein (EggNog:ENOG503PD4E; COG:O), whose translation MDTSFYLVTIFIVLWILKRLFTPTTPIPETSGKVYKIANAAEFDALLSSAKHVVVDFYADWCPPCRAIAPHFSELADRHSSDGQLAFAKVNVDHVDNIASRYGVSAMPTFLFFENGAPKGVAVQGMTARPSVPLTGDGLVERVRGADRAALKAVVEVLAGKGGGE comes from the exons ATGGACACTTCATTCTATCTAGTCACGATTTTTATCGTACTCTGG ATCCTAAAGCGACTCTTtacacccaccacccccatccctgAAACCTCGGGCAAAGTCTACAAAATAGCCAACGCCGCTGAGTTCGACGCCCTCCTGTCCTCCGCCAAGCATGTGGTAGTAGACTTTTACGCAGACTGGTGTCCGCCTTGTCGCGCCATTGCACCGCACTTCTCCGAGCTGGCCGACAGGCACTCTTCAGACGGCCAGCTTGCTTTCGCCAAGGTGAATGTCGACCACGTTGATAACATTGCCTCGCGGTATGGGGTGTCTGCGATGCCGACTTTTTTGTTCTTTGAGAATGGTGCGCCGAAGGGGGTGGCGGTTCAGGGAATGACAGCTCGCCCGTCGGTGCCTTTGACgggtgatgggttggtggagagggtaCGGGGTGCTGATCGTGCGGCGTTGAAGGCTGTGgttgaggttttggcggggaagggtgggggggagtga